One Drosophila subobscura isolate 14011-0131.10 chromosome U, UCBerk_Dsub_1.0, whole genome shotgun sequence DNA window includes the following coding sequences:
- the LOC117901018 gene encoding ectonucleoside triphosphate diphosphohydrolase 5 isoform X3, whose protein sequence is MKYEYKLLATDEKPLQGNRRKGSGSVSGSRGPSGLKISFLCLIVSVVLLLFVFGFVSENASPYLARLASKFGYSKVQYAAIIDAGSTGSRVLAYKFNRSFIDNKLVLYEELFKERKPGLSSFADNPAEGAHSIKLLLDEARAFIPKEHWSSTPLVLKATAGLRLLPQSKAENILNAVRDLFAKSEFSVDMDAVEIMDGTDEGIFSWFTVNFLLGRLSKTNQAAALDLGGGSTQVTFSPTDPEQVPVYDKYMHEVVTSSKKINVFTHSYLGLGLMAARHAVFTHGHKKEDTLLESVCVNPIIANRTWTYGNVKYKVSGRDNTKSSTAEQPIVDFEACLELVKSKVMPLVKPKPFTLKQHAVAAFSYYFERAIESGLVDPLAGGETTVEAYRKKAQEICAIPNDEQPFMCFDLTFISTLLREGFGLNDGKKIKLYKKIDGHEISWALGCAYNVLTSDEKFSNS, encoded by the exons ATGAAATACGAATATAAGCTG CTGGCCACGGATGAGAAACCGTTACAGGGCAACCGGCGGAAAGGCAGCGGCTCTGTCAGCGGCAGTCGCGGTCCCAGCGGCCTCAAGATATCATTTTTGTGCCTGATTGTGTCTGTGGTCCTTCTACTCTTTGTCTTTG GGTTCGTCTCAGAGAATGCCAGTCCATATCTGGCGCGTCTGGCCTCGAAGTTTGGCTACAGCAAAGTGCAATATGCGGCCATCATTGATGCCGGCTCGACGGGCAGCCGCGTGCTGGCCTACAAGTTTAATCGTAGCTTTATAGACAATAAGCTGGTGCTGTACGAGGAGCTGTTCAAGGAGCGTAAGCCCGGTCTCAGCTCCTTTGCAGACAATCCTGCCGAGGGTGCGCACTCcatcaagctgctgctggacgaggcGCGCGCCTTCATACCCAAGGAGCATTGGTCGTCCACGCCGTTGGTCCTGAAGGCCACCGCTGGACTGCGTTTGCTGCCACAGAGCAAGGCGGAGAACATCCTAAATGCTGTGCGGGATTTGTTTGCCAAGTCCGAGTTCAGCGTGGACATGGATGCCGTCGAGATCATGGACGGCACAGATGAGGGCATCTTCAGCTGGTTCACCGTCAACTTTCTGCTGGGAAGACTCTCGAAAACCAATCAGGCAGCTGCCTTGGActtgggcggcggcagcacccAGGTCACATTCTCGCCCACAGATCCCGAGCAGGTGCCCGTCTACGACAAGTACATGCACGAGGTGGTCACCTCCAGCAAGAAGATCAATGTCTTCACGCACAGCTAtctgggattgggactgaTGGCCGCCCGTCATGCCGTCTTCACGCACGGCCACAAGAAGGAGGATACGCTGCTGGAGAGTGTGTGCGTCAATCCCATAATTGCCAATCGCACTTGGACCTACGGCAATGTCAAGTACAAGGTAAGCGGCAGGGACAACACAAAGTCCAGTACCGCCGAGCAGCCAATTGTGGACTTTGAGGCCTGCCTCGAGCTGGTCAAGAGCAAGGTAATGCCGCTGGTGAAGCCCAAGCCGTTTACGCTCAAACAACATGCGGTGGCTGCCTTCAGCTATTACTTTGAGCGTGCCATTGAGTCGGGTCTGGTGGATCCGCTGGCCGGTGGCGAGACCACTGTCGAGGCGTATAGAAAAAAAGCGCAAGAGATCTGTGCCATACCCAATGACGAGCAGCCATTTATGTGCTTTGATCTGACCTTTATATCGACGCTGCTGCGCGAGGGTTTTGGCCTCAACGATGGCAAGAAAATTAAG CTTTACAAGAAGATTGATGGTCATGAAATCTCCTGGGCCCTGGGCTGTGCCTACAATGTGCTGACCAGCGATGAAAAATTCAGTAATTCCTAG
- the LOC117900632 gene encoding acyl-CoA-binding domain-containing protein 5, translating to MAAIGERFQAAVNVIKGLPKNGPYQPSTSMMLKFYGLFKQATEGACDHKKPGFWDVVGKAKWDAWNDNRHLSKEQAMQRYVESLQEIIETMSFTENVQNFVGSLDGLGNINLDELELVSPGMRELAESHPNSPFHSRTNSPQHGSSCNGAAEPELGPPLASSELGSSVVTNGLSNGYTSKTAQNYSHSDSHNYTNNSSVNIVEPSDDEYDDPYDLSHEVTQAIAQNTDLLRQIQSTITRMNNDVGAVQQRMRSVEQALTELRNGQKSRAAQRQQPAWWPFKNISPLWFAVLILWPFLVRRFGRLLQTSTVRRR from the coding sequence ATGGCCGCCATTGGGGAACGTTTCCAAGCTGCCGTCAATGTCATCAAGGGATTGCCCAAGAATGGTCCATACCAGCCAAGCACCAGCATGATGCTGAAGTTCTATGGCCTCTTCAAGCAGGCCACCGAGGGTGCCTGTGACCACAAGAAGCCTGGCTTCTGGGACGTGGTGGGCAAGGCCAAGTGGGACGCCTGGAATGACAATCGACATCTGAGCAAGGAGCAGGCCATGCAGCGTTATGTTGAGAGTCTGCAGGAGATCATCGAGACGATGTCGTTCACAGAGAATGTGCAGAACTTTGTGGGCAGCCTTGATGGCCTGGGAAACATCAATTTGGACGAACTGGAATTGGTTTCACCCGGCATGAGGGAGCTCGCCGAATCGCATCCCAACTCTCCGTTCCATTCGCGCACAAACAGTCCACAGCATGGCAGCAGCTGTAACGGAGCAGCTGAACCAGAGCTGGGGCCACCATTAGCCTCATCGGAGCTGGGCAGCAGCGTGGTGACCAATGGACTGAGCAATGGCTACACAAGTAAAACGGCGCAAAactacagccacagcgacagccacaaCTATACGAACAACAGCAGCGTGAACATTGTGGAGCCGTCGGACGATGAATATGACGATCCATATGATCTATCCCACGAGGTCACCCAGGCCATTGCACAGAACACAGATCTGCTGCGACAAATCCAAAGCACAATTACGCGTATGAACAACGATGTGGGCGCCGTGCAGCAGCGTATGCGCAGCGTGGAACAGGCATTGACGGAGCTACGCAATGGCCAAAAGTCGAGAGCAGCGCAACGGCAACAGCCCGCCTGGTGGCCATTCAAGAATATTTCCCCCCTCTGGTTTGCTGTGCTCATCCTGTGGCCCTTCCTTGTGCGACGATTTGGTCGACTGTTGCAGACATCAACCGTCCGCAGACGCTGA
- the LOC117901018 gene encoding ectonucleoside triphosphate diphosphohydrolase 5 isoform X1 yields MTTTDVRKRKLATDEKPLQGNRRKGSGSVSGSRGPSGLKISFLCLIVSVVLLLFVFGVYHLYFCNKEPHKVVLTKPSDFPTVTVAFSHIEPHFPHEPVVPTSTTNKPKRKTKTETESADAAGFVSENASPYLARLASKFGYSKVQYAAIIDAGSTGSRVLAYKFNRSFIDNKLVLYEELFKERKPGLSSFADNPAEGAHSIKLLLDEARAFIPKEHWSSTPLVLKATAGLRLLPQSKAENILNAVRDLFAKSEFSVDMDAVEIMDGTDEGIFSWFTVNFLLGRLSKTNQAAALDLGGGSTQVTFSPTDPEQVPVYDKYMHEVVTSSKKINVFTHSYLGLGLMAARHAVFTHGHKKEDTLLESVCVNPIIANRTWTYGNVKYKVSGRDNTKSSTAEQPIVDFEACLELVKSKVMPLVKPKPFTLKQHAVAAFSYYFERAIESGLVDPLAGGETTVEAYRKKAQEICAIPNDEQPFMCFDLTFISTLLREGFGLNDGKKIKLYKKIDGHEISWALGCAYNVLTSDEKFSNS; encoded by the exons ATGACGACCACCGATGTGCGCAAAAGAAAA CTGGCCACGGATGAGAAACCGTTACAGGGCAACCGGCGGAAAGGCAGCGGCTCTGTCAGCGGCAGTCGCGGTCCCAGCGGCCTCAAGATATCATTTTTGTGCCTGATTGTGTCTGTGGTCCTTCTACTCTTTGTCTTTGGTGTGtatcatttgtatttttgtaacAAAGAACCTCATAAAGTTGTGCTAACAAAACCTTCTGATTTTCCCACTGTCACCGTGGCCTTCTCGCACATCGAACCACATTTTCCGCATGAACCCGTCGTTCCCACTTCAACCaccaacaaaccaaaacggaaaacaaaaaccgaaacggAATCTGCTGACGCTGCAGGGTTCGTCTCAGAGAATGCCAGTCCATATCTGGCGCGTCTGGCCTCGAAGTTTGGCTACAGCAAAGTGCAATATGCGGCCATCATTGATGCCGGCTCGACGGGCAGCCGCGTGCTGGCCTACAAGTTTAATCGTAGCTTTATAGACAATAAGCTGGTGCTGTACGAGGAGCTGTTCAAGGAGCGTAAGCCCGGTCTCAGCTCCTTTGCAGACAATCCTGCCGAGGGTGCGCACTCcatcaagctgctgctggacgaggcGCGCGCCTTCATACCCAAGGAGCATTGGTCGTCCACGCCGTTGGTCCTGAAGGCCACCGCTGGACTGCGTTTGCTGCCACAGAGCAAGGCGGAGAACATCCTAAATGCTGTGCGGGATTTGTTTGCCAAGTCCGAGTTCAGCGTGGACATGGATGCCGTCGAGATCATGGACGGCACAGATGAGGGCATCTTCAGCTGGTTCACCGTCAACTTTCTGCTGGGAAGACTCTCGAAAACCAATCAGGCAGCTGCCTTGGActtgggcggcggcagcacccAGGTCACATTCTCGCCCACAGATCCCGAGCAGGTGCCCGTCTACGACAAGTACATGCACGAGGTGGTCACCTCCAGCAAGAAGATCAATGTCTTCACGCACAGCTAtctgggattgggactgaTGGCCGCCCGTCATGCCGTCTTCACGCACGGCCACAAGAAGGAGGATACGCTGCTGGAGAGTGTGTGCGTCAATCCCATAATTGCCAATCGCACTTGGACCTACGGCAATGTCAAGTACAAGGTAAGCGGCAGGGACAACACAAAGTCCAGTACCGCCGAGCAGCCAATTGTGGACTTTGAGGCCTGCCTCGAGCTGGTCAAGAGCAAGGTAATGCCGCTGGTGAAGCCCAAGCCGTTTACGCTCAAACAACATGCGGTGGCTGCCTTCAGCTATTACTTTGAGCGTGCCATTGAGTCGGGTCTGGTGGATCCGCTGGCCGGTGGCGAGACCACTGTCGAGGCGTATAGAAAAAAAGCGCAAGAGATCTGTGCCATACCCAATGACGAGCAGCCATTTATGTGCTTTGATCTGACCTTTATATCGACGCTGCTGCGCGAGGGTTTTGGCCTCAACGATGGCAAGAAAATTAAG CTTTACAAGAAGATTGATGGTCATGAAATCTCCTGGGCCCTGGGCTGTGCCTACAATGTGCTGACCAGCGATGAAAAATTCAGTAATTCCTAG
- the LOC117901168 gene encoding nardilysin-like has product MYLEDPDKSENDEDIYKSLELSNGLRALLVSVPNVGAHPKTASCSLMVDHGPFADPCNYQGLAHMLEHMVFMGSTPDDGQNVVFEHVKKYGGECWSTLHSEDTQFTFKVSDQHLESSLGYLAIALKNPPMLQETMERGRAIVESEFQRVAKNDCNRRSQLLASLATEGYPHGAFHLGNMKSLKDNVGDDKDLHAALHAAWRDNYAANRMYVCLKAHLPIDVLECMVIRHFGQLRRNDIRAPDLSKFDYRNAYRSEFHEQVFHVEDEQKCCKLELTWVLPSMRSYYHSNPDKLLSRLIAYRGEGSLFAYLHRRHWACHLGAGTDEDHFNYHSMHGLFKVYIYLSSEGYKHIDEVLLATFAYLQIFASSSYGALQKLYEDQQKSQAAEFCLPDRLYDHDVDELVFRSKYYPSKYILTARQLTYDRNVQHLSELIGILNSFKFNLMITSQDKVYDKQEQWFGTRYSSKPMPEKWKKLWIKSQTQRIAELFLPEPNPFVAHDFTMFWHEQGKPKLPPYPKRLIKTNTCELWFRQDDKFGKPQAYLCFFFLTPLLRESVKNAAMCDMYALMVEMHVQKELDLAEEANLNCRFLVMDNGLRLFVSGYNEKLHLIVEAIAEGMTSFCDTIVEGLFTYSAQVQAETYLERIKCPRTASKNILQCVLGEKPWTTKDLKKALNDITLEELQTFAQKLPQELYIKALIQGNYTEQAAHKVLNALLSRLKCKPIGDQRLVENRIVELPRGSKVFCFDVPGTGTNVTNYYQFGENSLRVEVIFHLLSIVVNTPHFHTEELIAGEVEGSIHVNAGILGYYLSVNFEDNSAPEHSANRMAKHMETLRRQSCMFFHQLDEGSYAAIKEQLLRVALSPPPTLRDEADENFNEIIQGTYVFGRTQKKAHVMRSLAKADVKRFLSDTKARNLRKLSVQLIGHETPNVEELDKELDDAINDFKSGLGMYQKLSVEPCVDGN; this is encoded by the exons ATGTATCTGGAGGATCCCGATAAATCGGAGAATGACGAGGATATATACAA ATCTCTTGAGCTGAGCAATGGGCTGCGAGCTTTGCTGGTCTCGGTACCCAATGTTGGAGCACATCCCAAaactgcctcctgctccttgatGGTCGACCACGGCCCATTCGCCGATCCGTGCAATTATCAGGGCCTGGCGCACATGCTGGAGCATATGGTATTCATGGGAAGCACACCGGACGACGGGCAGAATGTCGTCTTTGAGCACGTGAAGAAATACGGCGGCGAGTGCTGGTCGACGCTCCACAGCGAGGACACGCAGTTCACGTTTAAGGTGTCCGATCAGCACTTGGAGTCGAGTCTGGGTTACTTGGCAATCGCTCTTAAGAATCCCCCGATGCTGCAGGAGACCATGGAACGTGGACGCGCTATCGTGGAGTCTGAGTTTCAGCGGGTGGCCAAAAATGATTGTAATCGTCGCAGCCAGCTGCTCGCCAGCCTGGCCACCGAAGGCTATCCGCATGGCGCCTTCCATTTGGGTAACATGAAATCGCTCAAGGACAATGTCGGCGACGACAAAGACCTGCACGCAGCGCTGCACGCTGCCTGGCGCGACAATTATGCGGCCAATCGCATGTACGTGTGCCTTAAGGCTCATCTGCCCATCGATGTGCTGGAGTGCATGGTCATACGCCACTTTGGCCAGCTGCGCCGCAATGACATTAGGGCGCCCGATCTGAGCAAGTTTGATTATCGCAACGCCTACCGTTCGGAGTTCCACGAGCAAGTCTTCCACGTTGAGGACGAGCAGAAGTGTTGCAAGTTGGAGCTGACCTGGGTGCTGCCCAGCATGCGCTCGTACTATCACAGCAACCCAGATAAGTTGCTCTCCCGCCTGATCGCGTACAGGGGAGAGGGCAGTCTCTTTGCCTATCTGCATCGCCGCCACTGGGCCTGTCATCTCGGCGCTGGCACAGACGAGGACCACTTCAATTATCACTCAATGCACGGATTGTTCAAAGTTTACATTTACCTCAGCAGCGAGGGTTACAAGCACATCGATGAGGTGCTGCTTGCCACCTTTGCCTACTTGCAGATCTTCGCCAGCAGCTCCTACGGTGCCCTGCAAAAGTTGTACGAAGATCAGCAGAAGAGTCAGGCGGCGGAATTCTGTCTGCCAGATCGCCTCTATGACCATGATGTCGATGAGTTGGTCTTCCGCAGCAAATATTATCCATCCAAGTATATACTCACCGCCAGGCAGCTCACCTACGACAGGAACGTGCAGCATTTATCCGAACTGATTGGCATTCTCAACAGTTTTAAGTTCAATCTAATGATTACCTCGCAAGACAAAGTCTACGacaagcaggagcagtggTTCGGCACTCGATACAGCAGCAAACCGATGCCCGAAAAGTGGAAGAAGCTGTGGATAAAATCGCAAACGCAGCGCATTGCTGAGCTCTTTCTGCCCGAACCCAATCCCTTTGTGGCGCACGACTTTACAATGTTCTGGCACGAGCAGGGCAAGCCCAAGCTGCCGCCATATCCCAAAAGATTGATCAAAACAAACACCTGCGAGCTGTGGTTCCGACAGGATGACAAGTTTGGCAAGCCTCAGGCCTACCTGTGCTTCTTTTTCCTCACGCCGCTGCTGCGTGAGAGTGTTAAGAA tgCTGCCATGTGCGACATGTACGCTTTAATGGTGGAGATGCACGTGCAAAAGGAACTGGATCTCGCCGAAGAGGCAAATCTCAATTGCCGCTTTCTGGTCATGGACAATGGTTTGCGGCTATTTGTGAGCGGCTACAATGAAAAGCTTCATCTGATTGTGGAGGCCATTGCTGAGGGAATGACCAGTTTTTGCGACACCATCGTGGAGGGACTATTCACCTACTCGGCTCAGGTGCAGGCCGAAACCTACTTGGAACGCATCAAATGTCCACGCACCGCCAGCAA GAACATTCTGCAGTGTGTGCTGGGCGAAAAGCCCTGGACAACCAAGGACCTGAAGAAGGCCCTCAATGACATcacgctggaggagctgcagacaTTTGCACAGAAATTACCGCAGGAGCTGTACATCAAGGCGCTCATTCAGGGCAATTACACGGAGCAGGCAGCCCACAAGGTGCTCAATGCTCTGCTCAGTCGACTCAAGTGCAAACCCATTGGGGATCAGCGGCTGGTGGAGAATCGCATTGTAGAGCTGCCACGGGGCAGCAAAGTCTTCTGTTTCGATGTCCCAGGCACGGGCACGAATGTCACAAATTACTACCAATTCGGCGAGAACTCTTTGCGCGTGGAAGTCATATTCCATCTCCTAAGTATTGTCGTTAATACGCCGCACTTCCACACAGAAGAACTCATAGCGGGAGAAGTGGAGGGCTCGATCCACGTCAATGCCGGCATTCTCGGCTACTACCTTTCGGTGAACTTTGAAGACAATTCGGCACCAGAACACAGTGCCAATAGAATGGCCAAACATATGGAGACATTACGCCGTCAGAGTTGCATGTTTTTCCATCAGTTAGATGAAGGGAGCTATGCCGCCATTAAAGAGCAACTTTTGCGTGTGGCCCTTTCCCCGCCCCCCACTCTGCGGGACGAGGCGGATGAGAATTTCAACGAGATCATCCAGGGCACCTATGTCTTTGGTCGTACTCAGAAGAAGGCTCATGTTATGCGCAGCCTAGCCAAAGCGGACGTTAAGCGCTTCCTAAGTGACACGAAAGCCAGAAATTTGCGCAAATTGTCGGTGCAGCTTATTGGGCATGAAACGCCAAATGTGGAAGAACTAGACAAGGAGTTGGATGATGCCATTAACGATTTCAAAAGCGGTCTTGGGATGTACCAAAAGCTATCGGTGGAGCCTTGTGTGGACGGGAACTAG
- the LOC117900631 gene encoding geranylgeranyl transferase type-2 subunit beta, with protein sequence MDFTTFVKPSNGGSGDADAGTNELQFWKHVKYIENHGKQEDDYEYCMTEFLRMSGIYWGVTALDIMGQLDRLERKHIIDFVKRCQCATTGGFAPCEGHDPHMLYTLSAVQVLCTYDALNEIDCEAVVRFIVGLQQPDGSFFGDKWGEVDTRFSFCAVATLTLLKRMDQTIDIEKAVKFVMSCCNQTDGGFGSKPGAESHAGLIYCCVGFLSLTHRLHLLDVDKLGWWLCERQLSSGGLNGRPEKLPDVCYSWWVLSSLTIMGRLHWISSEKLQQFILSCQDAETGGFSDRTGNMPDIFHTLFGIGGLSLLGHSGLKAINPTLCMPQYIVDRLDIEPQRLSRP encoded by the exons ATGGATTTCACGACCTTCGTAAAGCCCAGCAACGGGGGATCAGGCGACGCCGATGCGGGCACCAACGAGCTGCAATTCTGGAAGCATGTGAAGTACATTGAGAATCATGGGAAGCAGGAGGATGACTACGAGTACTGCATGACCGAATTTCTGCGCATGTCGGGCATCTACTGGGGCGTCACGGCACTGGACATAATGGGCCAGCTGGATCGTCTGGAGAGGAAGCACATTATCGACTTTGTCAAGCGTTGTCAGTGTGCCACGACGGGTGGATTTGCACCCTGCGAGGGTCACGATCCGCACATGCTGTACACGCTGTCCGCGGTGCAAGTACTCTGCACCTACGATGCACTCAATGAGATCGATTGCGAGGCAGTTGTTCGATTCATTGTGGGACTGCAGCAGCCGGACGGCAGCTTCTTTGGCGACAAATGGGGCGAGGTGGACACCAGATTCAGTTTCTGTGCCGTGGCCACACTGACGCTGCTCAAGCGCATGGACCAGACCATTGACATCGAGAAGGCGGTCAAGTTTGTCATGTCCTGCTGCAATCAAACGGATGGAGGGTTCGGGTCCAAGCCCGGCGCCGAGTCCCATGCGG GTCTAATTTATTGTTGCGTGGGTTTCCTTTCGCTCACCCACCGTCTGCACTTGCTGGACGTGGACAAGCTGGGCTGGTGGCTCTGTGAGCGTCAGCTGAGCTCAGGCGGACTCAACGGGCGACCCGAGAAGCTGCCAGACGTTTGCTACTCCTGGTGGGTTCTCTCCTCGCTGACCATTATGGGCCGCCTACACTGGATCAGCTccgagaagctgcagcagtttATTCTCTCCTGCCAGGATGCAGAGACAGGCGGCTTCTCCGATCGTACGGGCAACATGCCCGACATATTTCACACGCTTTTCGGCATTGGCGGTCTTTCCCTGCTGGGACATTCCGGCCTGAAGGCCATCAATCCAACGCTCTGTATGCCCCAGTACATTGTCGATAGGCTGGACATTGAGCCCCAGCGATTGTCACGACCGTGA
- the LOC117901018 gene encoding ectonucleoside triphosphate diphosphohydrolase 5 isoform X2: MTTTDVRKRKLATDEKPLQGNRRKGSGSVSGSRGPSGLKISFLCLIVSVVLLLFVFGFVSENASPYLARLASKFGYSKVQYAAIIDAGSTGSRVLAYKFNRSFIDNKLVLYEELFKERKPGLSSFADNPAEGAHSIKLLLDEARAFIPKEHWSSTPLVLKATAGLRLLPQSKAENILNAVRDLFAKSEFSVDMDAVEIMDGTDEGIFSWFTVNFLLGRLSKTNQAAALDLGGGSTQVTFSPTDPEQVPVYDKYMHEVVTSSKKINVFTHSYLGLGLMAARHAVFTHGHKKEDTLLESVCVNPIIANRTWTYGNVKYKVSGRDNTKSSTAEQPIVDFEACLELVKSKVMPLVKPKPFTLKQHAVAAFSYYFERAIESGLVDPLAGGETTVEAYRKKAQEICAIPNDEQPFMCFDLTFISTLLREGFGLNDGKKIKLYKKIDGHEISWALGCAYNVLTSDEKFSNS, from the exons ATGACGACCACCGATGTGCGCAAAAGAAAA CTGGCCACGGATGAGAAACCGTTACAGGGCAACCGGCGGAAAGGCAGCGGCTCTGTCAGCGGCAGTCGCGGTCCCAGCGGCCTCAAGATATCATTTTTGTGCCTGATTGTGTCTGTGGTCCTTCTACTCTTTGTCTTTG GGTTCGTCTCAGAGAATGCCAGTCCATATCTGGCGCGTCTGGCCTCGAAGTTTGGCTACAGCAAAGTGCAATATGCGGCCATCATTGATGCCGGCTCGACGGGCAGCCGCGTGCTGGCCTACAAGTTTAATCGTAGCTTTATAGACAATAAGCTGGTGCTGTACGAGGAGCTGTTCAAGGAGCGTAAGCCCGGTCTCAGCTCCTTTGCAGACAATCCTGCCGAGGGTGCGCACTCcatcaagctgctgctggacgaggcGCGCGCCTTCATACCCAAGGAGCATTGGTCGTCCACGCCGTTGGTCCTGAAGGCCACCGCTGGACTGCGTTTGCTGCCACAGAGCAAGGCGGAGAACATCCTAAATGCTGTGCGGGATTTGTTTGCCAAGTCCGAGTTCAGCGTGGACATGGATGCCGTCGAGATCATGGACGGCACAGATGAGGGCATCTTCAGCTGGTTCACCGTCAACTTTCTGCTGGGAAGACTCTCGAAAACCAATCAGGCAGCTGCCTTGGActtgggcggcggcagcacccAGGTCACATTCTCGCCCACAGATCCCGAGCAGGTGCCCGTCTACGACAAGTACATGCACGAGGTGGTCACCTCCAGCAAGAAGATCAATGTCTTCACGCACAGCTAtctgggattgggactgaTGGCCGCCCGTCATGCCGTCTTCACGCACGGCCACAAGAAGGAGGATACGCTGCTGGAGAGTGTGTGCGTCAATCCCATAATTGCCAATCGCACTTGGACCTACGGCAATGTCAAGTACAAGGTAAGCGGCAGGGACAACACAAAGTCCAGTACCGCCGAGCAGCCAATTGTGGACTTTGAGGCCTGCCTCGAGCTGGTCAAGAGCAAGGTAATGCCGCTGGTGAAGCCCAAGCCGTTTACGCTCAAACAACATGCGGTGGCTGCCTTCAGCTATTACTTTGAGCGTGCCATTGAGTCGGGTCTGGTGGATCCGCTGGCCGGTGGCGAGACCACTGTCGAGGCGTATAGAAAAAAAGCGCAAGAGATCTGTGCCATACCCAATGACGAGCAGCCATTTATGTGCTTTGATCTGACCTTTATATCGACGCTGCTGCGCGAGGGTTTTGGCCTCAACGATGGCAAGAAAATTAAG CTTTACAAGAAGATTGATGGTCATGAAATCTCCTGGGCCCTGGGCTGTGCCTACAATGTGCTGACCAGCGATGAAAAATTCAGTAATTCCTAG
- the LOC117900634 gene encoding N-alpha-acetyltransferase 38-A, NatC auxiliary subunit, with protein sequence MEDLCISGHQVQVQPVAPAEPFRITTNAPHQMNDPSMTAGRKTLQKWLGRVLRIVITDGRVLVGFFNCTDRDVNIVLSMCAEYLVEGQEPRLLGNVMVPGKHIVSISIDEGEPAASIAEVA encoded by the coding sequence ATGGAAGATCTCTGCATAAGTGGCCACCAAGTGCAGGTGCAGCCTGTTGCTCCAGCGGAACCCTTTCGCATCACCACCAATGCTCCACACCAAATGAACGATCCCAGCATGACAGCGGGGCGCAAGACGCTGCAGAAATGGTTGGGCCGTGTGCTGCGCATCGTTATAACCGATGGTCGTGTGCTGGTTGGCTTCTTCAACTGCACGGATCGTGATGTCAACATTGTGCTCTCCATGTGCGCCGAGTATCTGGTGGAGGGACAGGAGCCCCGTCTACTGGGCAACGTTATGGTGCCGGGCAAGCACATTGTGTCCATCAGTATTGACGAGGGCGAGCCCGCAGCATCGATTGCGGAAGTGGCGTag
- the LOC117900633 gene encoding peroxiredoxin-6 gives MSCTPLNIGDQFPNFESETSVGKIDFYDWMQDSWAILFSHPADFTPVCTTELARVAALIPEFLKRGVKPIALSCDSVESHKRWIEDIKSFGKLTTFDYPIIADDKRVLAQQLSMLDKDELNAEGIPLTCRAVFIVDEKKKLRLSILYPATTGRNFDEILRVIDSLQLTQTKSVATPADWQQGGKCMVLPTVKAEDVPQLFPKGIETIEVPSGKGYLRTTPQP, from the exons ATGTCGTGCACACCTCTGAATATTGGCGACCAGTTTCCCAACTTCGAGTCCGAGACAAGTGTGGGAAAAATAGACTTTTACGATTGGATGCAAGATTCCTGGGCCATTCTGTTCTCGCATCCAGCCGACTTTACGCCGGTTTGCACCACAGAGCTGGCCCGAGTGGCTGCACTGATTCCAGAGTTCCTGAAACGCGGTGTAAAGCCCATTGCCCTGTCCTGTGACAGCGTGGAGTCGCACAAGCGCTGGATTGAAGACATCAAGAGTTTTGGCA aATTGACAACTTTTGACTATCCCATTATTGCTGATGACAAGCGCGTGCTGGCGCAACAGCTCTCAATGCTGGACAAGGATGAGCTGAATGCGGAGGGCATTCCACTGACCTGTCGTGCCGTGTTCATTGTTgatgaaaaaaagaaattgcgTCTTTCCATTTTGTATCCCGCTACCACGGGACGTAATTTTGA TGAAATCCTACGCGTTATCGATTCGCTGCAGTTGACCCAAACCAAGAGCGTGGCCACGCCAGCCGACTGGCAGCAGGGCGGCAAATGCATGGTGCTGCCCACCGTTAAGGCGGAGGATGTGCCGCAGCTCTTCCCCAAGGGCATTGAGACCATTGAGGTGCCATCCGGCAAGGGCTATCTGCGCACCACGCCACAGCCCTAG